From the Labeo rohita strain BAU-BD-2019 chromosome 21, IGBB_LRoh.1.0, whole genome shotgun sequence genome, the window TGAAAAGTAATCCATAGAGACAGGGCAACAGAAACACAACGTAACATGTCCAATACTGCAGCAACAAAAGACAAAGTGACCATGGTATAAATACTGATGAGCAGTGTTGGGAAAGTTTCTTTTacaagtaatgcattacaattttgcgttactccctggaaaagtaactaattatgttacttagttactttttatggaaagtaatgcattacattacttttgcattacttttgcgttactttttaaatctgggcaggacttgcttctttgtttttaatataaaacaattctaatgtaaaagcccttttacaccaaaagtgaaatgaattcacctcaggttgaaagaaaagtacatttatgcaggagatcactcttcagctataaaaaaaaatgaagcacatatgttagtttatctaaagtaatctttgcttattagtatggctgaactgcatcatcgaaggtcagcagcaaagacactggttaataaaatgggatgaaatgcataaaggatatttattttatttaaacatatttaatttttgcagggttgcgtcatattctgagtttgcatttcactgtttttattaattttgaggaatattgaatcagtttttttgtgagtgagatgaattaatgcatgttcacatttattctaaaatacagtaacatcctGTTTACTCCCAGTTTCCccacaggagacttgtcaatcaataaatttcttagaaattcaaaagtaatgcgttactttactagctACTTGAAAGaagtaatattattaagtaacttgcgttacttgtaatgcgttacccccaacactgctgatgAGCTACAGCTTCAGTGTGCTACAGCTTcagtgttacccccaacactgcttcaAAAACAACGCAAAAGGCAAAACAGGCGAAAAGTAATCCATAGAGACAGGGCAACAGAAACACAACGTAACATGTCCAATGCTGCAGCAACAAAAGACAAAGTGAGCATGGTATAAATACTGATGAGCTAACGAGTAAATGACCTACAGCTGATGATAATCAGTACAGAGAAGACTGAACAAAGGACAAAGAAATAGAGTTCATAGCATGTGCAGTGGAAACGGAGAGTGCCATCAAGTAGACAGTCTAGAGCACGACAACTAAACACTGTAGGAGCGGATATTAGACGCTCCACCAGAAAACACAAAAGTTCAGGAGGGAGGTGCAAAAGAGGCGGATCAGGGGGAGGGATGGCGGGCCAGGCCCGTTTAGCGGAAGAGGGCCTGGAGGCAGAGGAAGACAAGTGTGCCAGGACGGGGTGGCAGAGCAAGAGGCCAGGGTGGGGCCGGCAGGGCAGGAGGCCAGGAGGCCAGGGCAGGGCCGGCACGGCAGGAGGCCAGGGCAGGGCCGGCAGGGCTGCCTCTAGGCCAGCAGCAGGCTCTAAAGTGGTCTCTGAGGACTCCTTGACTGGAGTGGGATCTGGAGCAGATTCTGGAGTGGACTCTGAATTCTCCCCGACTGGAACAGGTTCTGGAGTGGATTCTGAAGACTCCTGGACTGGAGTGGACTCTAAAGCAGGCCATGCTCGTAGAACAGCCAAGAGGTTAAAGGCAAAGATGGCCTTCTTGATTACCACAGACACCATGAAATTGGGCAGCTCAGTAGCAACATGTGACCCAACCAGAGTGGGGTCCTTCGGGACCACCGGACTTAAGACCACCGGAGTCGGGTCCTCCAGGACCACCGGACCACCAGAGTCAACTTAAGTGCCGTCCTCTTTCTCGCCCTTCGCTTCTCAGTGAGAGTCAGAAGGCCAGGGCTGATAGGAAAATCCCTGCAAAAGTGTTCTAGTTGGCCATTCGCTCCTTCCTGGTGGCAGGAGGGGTAATCCGAATGTCCATACTCCCAATGAaggagaaaaaaactaaacaaaaacaaaactgctgGATCTAGAACTGGCTGCAGTATTCTGTCATGAAATGTCTCTGGGACAACAAAATAGATCCAAGTGCAGTTTAACAATAGTGGTCaaacaataatccaaaaacaaCGCAAAAGGCAAAACAGCCGAAAAGTAATCCATAGAGACAGGGGAACTGAAACACAACGTAACATGTCCAATACTGCAGCAACAAAAGACAAAGTGAGCATGGTATAAATACTGATGAGCTAACGAGTAAATGACCTACAGCTGATGATAATCATTACAGAGAAGACTGAAAAAAGGACTGTGGGATATAGAGTTTATAGCATGTGCAGTGGAAATGGAGAGTGCCATCAAGTAGACAGTCTAGGGCACGACAACTAAACACTGTGACAAAACTGGTCAATTGTTCCTACTTATGCAAATTGCATGTAAATACTGACAAGCTTGCGGACAGTATAAAGCCCATTCAAGAGATGTGCTTATCAGTCATATGAACATGCTGCTTCACCATCTAGAGTCCTTAGGACTGGATGTGAATATGCAAAAGAGTGTGTTCACCCCGAGTCAGTCTATAACATATCTAGGAGTGTGTTTCCATTCGGTGGAGATTAGTCCCTCCGAGCAAGCTGGAAAGTGGGTTTAACAGACACTATTTTGTGGTGCCCAAGAGAAATGGGGGACTCAATGCTCCACAGGTGCTTCCTGAGATTTTCGTTTGAGGGCACAGCATACAAGTATTCAGTTCCTCCCTTCGGGCTGACTTTAGCCCCGCGTACATTCTCAAAGTGCCCATGTACATTCTCATGCCCGCCTTCAATGCCACTGTGAGACTTGGCACTGGTTCTGAAAGCTATCTCTGTACCCCCTTTTGAATCCTTGGGATGTGGTGTTTTGAAGGAGCACTCCCTCAAAGCTGCTCTGTTTCTTGTCCTTGCTTTTGGCTAAGAGCAGATTTGCACCCGCATTCTGTGGATGAGGATTGTACACACTTTGGACCTGGGGACTGCAGAGTTACTCTCTGGCCCAGACCCAACTTTCTACCCCCTTTAAGGCACAAGTAATTTATTTGCCTGCTGAGTCGTCAACCTCAAATGACACAGTGGCTTAAAGCTTCATGTGCCCTGTTAGGACTTTGTGGACAGTTTATCCTCTATaccatatatatacacactgctgATTTAAAACAAGCAGGTAGTTCTTTGAGCTCTTGCGTGCCATCTGAACTCGCCATCCTTGTTTTGAGTTCGTGCATAGTCTCTGCTCTTTCCTGTTGTGACAGTTAGCATTGCATTACTCTGCACGCCCCGTTTTGGATTGATCGTTTATGACTGACTGTGTTTGTTGTCTGATTGCATGAACCGAACCGTGATGTCTGTACCATGACTGTTTAGAATGAATAACATTTATATTGCTCTATTAAGGGAcacaaaaaatgatatttcgAAGAATGCTGGGAAATCAAATAACACTGAAGCCATTGATGTCCACCAGACATTTCCCAAAATATCTTTGATTATGTTTGACAGAAGTAATACGTTTTTTGAACAACATAAAGGTAAGTGAATGATTATGTTGCGAGCATGGCAACAAGGGCTATCAACCAGTTTTCCCCTCTGGGATGATGGCAACGTCACAGAAACAgcactgaaacacaaaataaaagctaagGGCACATAAACAGTTCTTCACTGAACATCTAGAAACCTGTTATCATCTTGGTAAAAACAGCATGTTGAGTAAGTGCTGGTTTATTAGACAAGCAACTGCTATGTATTTTtgttgatacttttttttttaaatttgcgaTGTAGTGATAAAACAGTTATCAGAATTAAATGTTCTGATGACAAGCTTTGCGTTTATAAACCATATATTCAGATTATACAGACAACTGAaggcaaaatgcaatttaactATTTATACAATCAAGCGcttatatatatcaaaaacatgttgtaTTTACTTTTCTCATAGTGAACTGCAGTAGTACCAGATGATATGTTATTAATGACAATGATAAGTCTGTTTGTTACTCTAAACAAATGATTTTGCAGGGCAGCCAATGGAAAACCTGACTTTCACAAACAGCATTCTCCTCGTGGAGGGACTGAAAGTTACACCTCAATCTTCTTATCCTGTTTTCATCCTGCTTCTTTTGGTTTATGTCTTTATTATGGTTTCTAACATTGgactcataattctgatttcAAAAGAGAAGAATTTACATCATCCTATGCACTTTCTGTTCTGTAATTTGCCACTGAATGATATAATGGGGACCACTGTCATTTTGCCACGCTTAATGCAAGACATTTTCAGAGAAACTTCAGAGCGATATATGACATATGCAGAATGTGTTGTTCAAGCATATTTCGTGCATGTTTTTGCAGTAGCATGCCACTATGTCCTGATGATCATGGCCTTTGACAGATATGTGGCTATTTGCAATCCACTGCGATACACAGCTATAATGACCAATAAAATGGTGGTTAAACTATCAGCATCAGCCTGGGGCCTGTCAGTATTCATGGTTTCAATTCTGTTAGGTCTCACTATACGCCTGTCTCGCTGCAGATCCAAAATCGAAAATCCTTTCTGTGACAATGCATCACTGTTTAAACTGTCCTGTGAAAATGTGGTTGTTAATAATGTCTTTGGAATAATTTATACTGTGATTGTTTTTACCTTCTCACTTGGGTCTGTATTTATAACATATGGTAAGATTGCTGCTGTATGCATAACAAGCAAAAACAAATTGCTGAACAGTAAAGCTGTAAAAACCTGTGGCACTCACATAGCTGTTTATATAATCATGTTTGTTTCTTGTgctagttttatttttcttcatcgTTTTCCTGAATACTCTGAAAGCAGGAAACTAGCTAGTATAATGTTCCATATTGTACCGCCAGGACTAAATCCTTTAGTATATGGTTTACAAACCAaagaaataagacaaaaatgtatacaattttgGTGTAGAAAAAAGGTTCATCCTTAATCAAtgctttttttaacaatataacaacaaatatatactttaaatatacctactgtattgtatttttgtaaataatatacaaacatCTTTTTCTCTTAAGTTGTTTTCAATATTCGATGCATTTTATCTGTGCTATTTCTTCCCTTTATTATCTGTGAGAATATTGGAAAAACAGTGGCACTTTACcttacactatttatttatttatttatttatttatttattttgtaattaagtaTTTCTCAGCATTTATTGTGTGTCTATTTGGcaatattttacaatgaaaAGAATCAGCTGTATAGTACTTGTATATGAGGGTTATTTTAACTATGgagaatatataaatgtaaccaCAAGACAGT encodes:
- the LOC127152708 gene encoding olfactory receptor 146-like, which produces MENLTFTNSILLVEGLKVTPQSSYPVFILLLLVYVFIMVSNIGLIILISKEKNLHHPMHFLFCNLPLNDIMGTTVILPRLMQDIFRETSERYMTYAECVVQAYFVHVFAVACHYVLMIMAFDRYVAICNPLRYTAIMTNKMVVKLSASAWGLSVFMVSILLGLTIRLSRCRSKIENPFCDNASLFKLSCENVVVNNVFGIIYTVIVFTFSLGSVFITYGKIAAVCITSKNKLLNSKAVKTCGTHIAVYIIMFVSCASFIFLHRFPEYSESRKLASIMFHIVPPGLNPLVYGLQTKEIRQKCIQFWCRKKVHP